Sequence from the Candidatus Methylopumilus planktonicus genome:
GTTTACGCATCACTTATCCTTTTCTTTGTAAGATATTAACGAACTCTTCCATGAAGCTTTCATATCTCACTGATAAACGATCAACTGAAGTTGCAAAACGGTTATAGGCAATAACCGCTGGAATCGCTGCAAATAGACCAATGGCGGTTGCGATTAATGCCTCTGCAATACCAGGAGCCACTTGAGTTAAGGTCGCTTGTGCCACATTGGCTAATCCTCTAAAGGCATTCATGATGCCCCATACTGTTCCAAATAAACCAATGTAAGGACTTACAGATCCCACTGATGCTAGAAAAGGTAAGTGTGCATCTAAGAAATCGAGCTCACGATTGTATGTGGCACGCATGGCACGGCGCACTCCTTCAATCACATCACTCATGTCACTTTTTGATGTTTTATGACGATTAAATTCTTTATAGCCTGCTTCAAAAATAGTCGCTAAGCCCTGGTTCTTGATGCGGCCACTATGAATGCTGTCATGAAGCTTATTAAGATCCCCACTTGTCCAAAATGTATTTTCAAATTCATCCACTGCAAGTTCTGCACTCTTTAATACAGAGACTTTAATAAAGATATACCACCAAGAAAAACCAGAAGCAGCCAATAAAATTACCATGACAAGCTGAACAGGAATGGTCGCCCCTGTAATTAAACTTAAAAAAGATAAATCATTCACTACATTCATAAAGACTCCATAATTTCTTTAACGGTGGATGGGATTCTGACAGGTTTAAATTTTTCACTATCAATACAAGCAATATCGACACTTGCATCAATCAACATTTCATTTTCACGATAAATCATTTGTCTAAACTCAATTTTGCTAGAGCCTATGTCTTTAAGCTCACTCTTAACGATCAAATCATCATTAAAACGTGCAGGAAGTTTGTATTGAATATCAATGCGATGAACCACAAACATAATATGGTCATGTTGTTTTAATTGGTGCTGATCAATGCCAACACTTCTCAACCATTCCGTTCTAGCGCGCTCCATAAATTTTAAATAGTTAGAGTGATAAAC
This genomic interval carries:
- the tolQ gene encoding protein TolQ, which gives rise to MNVVNDLSFLSLITGATIPVQLVMVILLAASGFSWWYIFIKVSVLKSAELAVDEFENTFWTSGDLNKLHDSIHSGRIKNQGLATIFEAGYKEFNRHKTSKSDMSDVIEGVRRAMRATYNRELDFLDAHLPFLASVGSVSPYIGLFGTVWGIMNAFRGLANVAQATLTQVAPGIAEALIATAIGLFAAIPAVIAYNRFATSVDRLSVRYESFMEEFVNILQRKG
- the ybgC gene encoding tol-pal system-associated acyl-CoA thioesterase; translated protein: MAGIKTFSLPVRIYFEDTDSGGVVYHSNYLKFMERARTEWLRSVGIDQHQLKQHDHIMFVVHRIDIQYKLPARFNDDLIVKSELKDIGSSKIEFRQMIYRENEMLIDASVDIACIDSEKFKPVRIPSTVKEIMESL